One stretch of Rhea pennata isolate bPtePen1 chromosome 23, bPtePen1.pri, whole genome shotgun sequence DNA includes these proteins:
- the TMEM200B gene encoding transmembrane protein 200B isoform X3 has translation MPLLRLSLLPLLPPPRPAGRAGEAEVMTAESTEANGPMRSQDAAGNKPPAPAAPSRRRGRRRRRKAPPEVAVKGQLRMRSPSGVFVMVGISVVLVGMTIAVVGYWPHRAGARAGSGNVSSSGDVRKEVAHARQFPHSEKLKLIGPVIMGIGLFIFICANTMLYENRDMETRLLMQKGLYAMTTGLPEEAGAEDKYCQRRASQPTLRASAECVEGCYEVDLTSSVFQSCPSPRNKWADCYGPNRLQTTAQLLHHKAVSPSVSLLSVHSGSGNSTEGNLNLSFSPGAESLISSAVNALALPVIKLNNCLLETAAVSTGAVEKAEGSPAEPVEEMQRPSWALLAHRSGISPRGQDHLGNHVVINVDGGCPVPPAAEPPLPSECAEKEPSSDLQLHTPGHSKSLDLGRPGVLLVTPIKDRKNRSWPRLDHLSLVGYAKLESTGESSDQLLDQTEQQSRDEARPSSWEVGTEQGSQV, from the coding sequence ATGCCTCTTCTTCgcctttctctcctcccccttctccctcctccccgtCCCGCAGGAAGAGCCGGTGAAGCGGAGGTGATGACTGCCGAGAGCACCGAAGCCAACGGCCCCATGAGGAGCCAGGACGCCGCGGGCAACAAGCCGCCGGCTCCGGCCGCCCCGtcgcggcgccgcgggcgccggcggagACGCAAAGCGCCGCCGGAGGTGGCCGTGAAAGGGCAGCTCCGCATGCGCTCGCCGTCCGGGGTCTTCGTCATGGTGGGCATCTCCGTCGTCTTGGTGGGCATGACGATCGCTGTGGTGGGCTACTGGCCTCAccgggccggggcccgggcTGGCTCGGGGAACGTCAGCAGCTCAGGGGATGTGAGGAAGGAGGTGGCTCACGCTCGCCAGTTCCCCCACAGCGAGAAGCTCAAGCTCATCGGCCCCGTCATCATGGGCATCGGGCTCTTCATCTTCATCTGCGCCAACACCATGCTCTATGAGAACAGGGACATGGAGACCCGTCTGCTGATGCAGAAGGGCCTCTATGCCATGACCACGGGCCTCCCCGAGGAGGCCGGCGCTGAGGACAAGTACTGCCAGAGGAGGGCCAGCCAGCCCACGCTGAGGGCCAGCGCTGAGTGCGTGGAGGGCTGCTACGAGGTGGACCTCACCTCCAGTGTCTTCCAGTCTTGCCCCAGCCCCAGGAACAAGTGGGCTGACTGCTACGGACCCAACCGGCTCCAGACCACAGCCCAACTCCTCCACCACAAAGCTGTGTCCCCCTCCGTTTCCCTCCTCAGTGTCCACTCGGGCTCTGGCAACTCCACGGAGGGAAACCTCAACCTTTCCTTCAGTCCTGGAGCCGAATCcctcatttcttctgctgtcaaCGCCCTGGCGCTTCCTGTGATCAAGCTGAACAACTGTCTGCTGGAGACCGCAGCTGTGTCCACAGGGGCTGTCGAGAAGGCAGAGGGGAGCCCTGCCGAGCCCGTCGAGGAAATGCAGAGACCTTCTTGGGCTCTTCTCGCCCACCGCAGTGGCATCTCCCCAAGAGGACAGGACCACCTGGGCAACCATGTTGTCATCAACGTGGACGGTGGCTGCCCAGTTCCCCCTGCTGCAGAACCACCCCTGCCCTCTGAGTGCGCCGAGAAGGAGCCCAGCTCGGACTTGCAGCTCCACACCCCAGGACACTCCAAGTCCCTGGACCTGGGCAGGCCTGGGGTGCTGCTGGTGACTCCCATCAAAGACCGCAAAAACCGGAGCTGGCCTCGGCTCGACCACCTCAGCCTGGTAGGTTACGCCAAACTGGAAAGCACAGGGGAGTCCTCCGATCAGCTGCTGGACCAAAcggagcagcagagcagggatgAGGCCAGGCCCAGCTCATGGGAGGTGGGGACTGAGCAGGGCTCACAGGTCTGA
- the TMEM200B gene encoding transmembrane protein 200B isoform X1, with protein MPLLRLSLLPLLPPPRPAGRAGEAEVMTAESTEANGPMRSQDAAGNKPPAPAAPSRRRGRRRRRKAPPEVAVKGQLRMRSPSGVFVMVGISVVLVGMTIAVVGYWPHRAGARAGSGNVSSSGDVRKEVAHARQFPHSEKLKLIGPVIMGIGLFIFICANTMLYENRDMETRLLMQKGLYAMTTGLPEEAGAEDKYCQRRASQPTLRASAECVEGCYEVDLTSSVFQSCPSPRNKWADCYGPNRLQTTAQLLHHKAVSPSVSLLSVHSGSGNSTEGNLNLSFSPGAESLISSAVNALALPVIKLNNCLLETAAVSTGAVEKAEGSPAEPVEEMQRPSWALLAHRSGISPRGQDHLGNHVVINVDGGCPVPPAAEPPLPSECAEKEPSSDLQLHTPGHSKSLDLGRPGVLLVTPIKDRKNRSWPRLDHLSLRTVPRAGACELGKKPRAKQWSGAARGIPRLCRDDGAHPTGRGRRITVARNPPELKGLGFHSCSSPQHPSSLGGTTWPLLVCEDQCPHGHHGEARSGTYLLVSSSKVPGRSWSLGMLREDMCPKVLWRA; from the exons ATGCCTCTTCTTCgcctttctctcctcccccttctccctcctccccgtCCCGCAGGAAGAGCCGGTGAAGCGGAGGTGATGACTGCCGAGAGCACCGAAGCCAACGGCCCCATGAGGAGCCAGGACGCCGCGGGCAACAAGCCGCCGGCTCCGGCCGCCCCGtcgcggcgccgcgggcgccggcggagACGCAAAGCGCCGCCGGAGGTGGCCGTGAAAGGGCAGCTCCGCATGCGCTCGCCGTCCGGGGTCTTCGTCATGGTGGGCATCTCCGTCGTCTTGGTGGGCATGACGATCGCTGTGGTGGGCTACTGGCCTCAccgggccggggcccgggcTGGCTCGGGGAACGTCAGCAGCTCAGGGGATGTGAGGAAGGAGGTGGCTCACGCTCGCCAGTTCCCCCACAGCGAGAAGCTCAAGCTCATCGGCCCCGTCATCATGGGCATCGGGCTCTTCATCTTCATCTGCGCCAACACCATGCTCTATGAGAACAGGGACATGGAGACCCGTCTGCTGATGCAGAAGGGCCTCTATGCCATGACCACGGGCCTCCCCGAGGAGGCCGGCGCTGAGGACAAGTACTGCCAGAGGAGGGCCAGCCAGCCCACGCTGAGGGCCAGCGCTGAGTGCGTGGAGGGCTGCTACGAGGTGGACCTCACCTCCAGTGTCTTCCAGTCTTGCCCCAGCCCCAGGAACAAGTGGGCTGACTGCTACGGACCCAACCGGCTCCAGACCACAGCCCAACTCCTCCACCACAAAGCTGTGTCCCCCTCCGTTTCCCTCCTCAGTGTCCACTCGGGCTCTGGCAACTCCACGGAGGGAAACCTCAACCTTTCCTTCAGTCCTGGAGCCGAATCcctcatttcttctgctgtcaaCGCCCTGGCGCTTCCTGTGATCAAGCTGAACAACTGTCTGCTGGAGACCGCAGCTGTGTCCACAGGGGCTGTCGAGAAGGCAGAGGGGAGCCCTGCCGAGCCCGTCGAGGAAATGCAGAGACCTTCTTGGGCTCTTCTCGCCCACCGCAGTGGCATCTCCCCAAGAGGACAGGACCACCTGGGCAACCATGTTGTCATCAACGTGGACGGTGGCTGCCCAGTTCCCCCTGCTGCAGAACCACCCCTGCCCTCTGAGTGCGCCGAGAAGGAGCCCAGCTCGGACTTGCAGCTCCACACCCCAGGACACTCCAAGTCCCTGGACCTGGGCAGGCCTGGGGTGCTGCTGGTGACTCCCATCAAAGACCGCAAAAACCGGAGCTGGCCTCGGCTCGACCACCTCAGCCTG AGGACGGTGCCGAGAGCTGGAGCCTGTGAGCTTGGAAAGAAACCAAGAGCAAAGCAGTGGAGTGGAGCTGCACGGGGGATCCCACGTCTCTGCAGGGACGATGGGGCTCATCCTACCGGCAGAGGCAGGAGGATTACTGTGGCCAGGAACCCACCGGAGCTGAAGGGACTTGGGTTTCATTCCTGCTCTTCTCCACAGCATCCTTCAAGCTTAGGAGGAACAACGTGGCCACTGCTGGTTTGTGAGGACCAGTGTCCCCATGGGCACCACGGAGAAGCCCGGAGCGGGACATATCTCTTGGTATCCTCCAGCAAGGTGCCTGGGAGAAGCTGGTCCCTCGGGATGCTCAGGGAGGATATGTGTCCCAAGGTGCTTTGGAGAGCGTGA
- the TMEM200B gene encoding transmembrane protein 200B isoform X2: MTAESTEANGPMRSQDAAGNKPPAPAAPSRRRGRRRRRKAPPEVAVKGQLRMRSPSGVFVMVGISVVLVGMTIAVVGYWPHRAGARAGSGNVSSSGDVRKEVAHARQFPHSEKLKLIGPVIMGIGLFIFICANTMLYENRDMETRLLMQKGLYAMTTGLPEEAGAEDKYCQRRASQPTLRASAECVEGCYEVDLTSSVFQSCPSPRNKWADCYGPNRLQTTAQLLHHKAVSPSVSLLSVHSGSGNSTEGNLNLSFSPGAESLISSAVNALALPVIKLNNCLLETAAVSTGAVEKAEGSPAEPVEEMQRPSWALLAHRSGISPRGQDHLGNHVVINVDGGCPVPPAAEPPLPSECAEKEPSSDLQLHTPGHSKSLDLGRPGVLLVTPIKDRKNRSWPRLDHLSLRTVPRAGACELGKKPRAKQWSGAARGIPRLCRDDGAHPTGRGRRITVARNPPELKGLGFHSCSSPQHPSSLGGTTWPLLVCEDQCPHGHHGEARSGTYLLVSSSKVPGRSWSLGMLREDMCPKVLWRA, from the exons ATGACTGCCGAGAGCACCGAAGCCAACGGCCCCATGAGGAGCCAGGACGCCGCGGGCAACAAGCCGCCGGCTCCGGCCGCCCCGtcgcggcgccgcgggcgccggcggagACGCAAAGCGCCGCCGGAGGTGGCCGTGAAAGGGCAGCTCCGCATGCGCTCGCCGTCCGGGGTCTTCGTCATGGTGGGCATCTCCGTCGTCTTGGTGGGCATGACGATCGCTGTGGTGGGCTACTGGCCTCAccgggccggggcccgggcTGGCTCGGGGAACGTCAGCAGCTCAGGGGATGTGAGGAAGGAGGTGGCTCACGCTCGCCAGTTCCCCCACAGCGAGAAGCTCAAGCTCATCGGCCCCGTCATCATGGGCATCGGGCTCTTCATCTTCATCTGCGCCAACACCATGCTCTATGAGAACAGGGACATGGAGACCCGTCTGCTGATGCAGAAGGGCCTCTATGCCATGACCACGGGCCTCCCCGAGGAGGCCGGCGCTGAGGACAAGTACTGCCAGAGGAGGGCCAGCCAGCCCACGCTGAGGGCCAGCGCTGAGTGCGTGGAGGGCTGCTACGAGGTGGACCTCACCTCCAGTGTCTTCCAGTCTTGCCCCAGCCCCAGGAACAAGTGGGCTGACTGCTACGGACCCAACCGGCTCCAGACCACAGCCCAACTCCTCCACCACAAAGCTGTGTCCCCCTCCGTTTCCCTCCTCAGTGTCCACTCGGGCTCTGGCAACTCCACGGAGGGAAACCTCAACCTTTCCTTCAGTCCTGGAGCCGAATCcctcatttcttctgctgtcaaCGCCCTGGCGCTTCCTGTGATCAAGCTGAACAACTGTCTGCTGGAGACCGCAGCTGTGTCCACAGGGGCTGTCGAGAAGGCAGAGGGGAGCCCTGCCGAGCCCGTCGAGGAAATGCAGAGACCTTCTTGGGCTCTTCTCGCCCACCGCAGTGGCATCTCCCCAAGAGGACAGGACCACCTGGGCAACCATGTTGTCATCAACGTGGACGGTGGCTGCCCAGTTCCCCCTGCTGCAGAACCACCCCTGCCCTCTGAGTGCGCCGAGAAGGAGCCCAGCTCGGACTTGCAGCTCCACACCCCAGGACACTCCAAGTCCCTGGACCTGGGCAGGCCTGGGGTGCTGCTGGTGACTCCCATCAAAGACCGCAAAAACCGGAGCTGGCCTCGGCTCGACCACCTCAGCCTG AGGACGGTGCCGAGAGCTGGAGCCTGTGAGCTTGGAAAGAAACCAAGAGCAAAGCAGTGGAGTGGAGCTGCACGGGGGATCCCACGTCTCTGCAGGGACGATGGGGCTCATCCTACCGGCAGAGGCAGGAGGATTACTGTGGCCAGGAACCCACCGGAGCTGAAGGGACTTGGGTTTCATTCCTGCTCTTCTCCACAGCATCCTTCAAGCTTAGGAGGAACAACGTGGCCACTGCTGGTTTGTGAGGACCAGTGTCCCCATGGGCACCACGGAGAAGCCCGGAGCGGGACATATCTCTTGGTATCCTCCAGCAAGGTGCCTGGGAGAAGCTGGTCCCTCGGGATGCTCAGGGAGGATATGTGTCCCAAGGTGCTTTGGAGAGCGTGA